A DNA window from Vigna angularis cultivar LongXiaoDou No.4 chromosome 1, ASM1680809v1, whole genome shotgun sequence contains the following coding sequences:
- the LOC108321421 gene encoding transcription factor BHLH089: MDPGGMMNEGSFANNGSGNTAPYSLAEIWQFPQAINGGGGLGLRSPQFEHGPGQFGDLPPRPNNGLGTSNTRKRRDSEDDSAKTVSTSNAVNEGDGKRVKATANGDGDGKGEGEVSSGKPAEQSAKPPLEPPKQDYIHVRARRGQATDSHSLAERARREKISERMKILQDLVPGCDKVIGKALVLDEIINYIQSLQRQVEFLSMKLEAVNSRLNSGIEAFPPKDFGQHAYDPAGMPFGSQAPREYSRGSSPEWLHMQVGGGFERTT; this comes from the exons ATGGATCCGGGTGGGATGATGAACGAGGGTTCCTTTGCGAATAATGGGAGCGGCAATACGGCGCCGTATAGCTTGGCGGAGATCTGGCAGTTTCCCCAAGCGATTAATGGCGGCGGAGGATTGGGTCTCCGGAGCCCGCAGTTCGAACATGGGCCGGGGCAGTTTGGGGATTTGCCTCCCAGGCCCAACAATGGGCTTGGGACGAGTAACACCAGAAAGCGGCGAGACTCAGAGGACGATTCAGCTAAGACCGTGTCCACCAGCAATGCCGTG AATGAGGGTGATGGAAAACGTGTTAAAGCAACGGCaaatggtgatggtgatggtaAAGGTGAAGGAGAAGTCAGTTCAGGAAAGCCTGCGGAGCAAAGCGCAAAGCCTCCTTTGGAACCTCCCAAGCAAGATTACATTCACGTCCGAGCCAGAAGGGGTCAAGCCACTGATAGCCACAGTCTTGCAGAACGa GCTCGAAGGGAAAAGATTAGTGAAAGGATGAAAATTCTTCAGGATTTGGTCCCTGGTTGTGATAAG GTTATCGGGAAAGCGTTGGTCCttgatgaaataattaattatatccaATCTCTCCAGCGCCAAGTTGAG TTTTTGTCAATGAAGCTTGAAGCAGTGAATTCGAGACTGAACTCCGGTATTGAAGCCTTTCCTCCTAAGGAT TTTGGTCAGCATGCATATGATCCCGCGGGCATGCCGTTCGGTTCACAAGCTCCAAGAGAGTATAGCAGAGGATCTTCACCTGAATGGTTACACATGCAGGTAGGAGGAGGTTTTGAAAGAACAACGTAG